One Aegilops tauschii subsp. strangulata cultivar AL8/78 chromosome 2, Aet v6.0, whole genome shotgun sequence genomic window, GGAGGCGACCCAGAGGTGCAGCTGTGCGAGCTCGGCGGCAACTCCCGCCCCTCCCCCGGAAGCCGGCCTGCTCGCTGGTGCAGCCAGGCTCGCTCCTCCTTTCTGTCCAAACGGCCGACGGGGAGAGGACTCCGACGAGCGGCGACCGGCAAGTCCCCACTCCACGGCCGCGCCCGCGCCGCTCCGCCCGGCCACGCCCACGCCGTCCCGTCCGCTCCCTTGCCAGCAGGCGTCCGCGCGCTCCACGACCGGGTGTCCTCCCTGGCTACGGCCACGAGCTTGCCCGGCCTCGGAGTTGCGCGACCAGTGGTGAGCACGCGACGAGGGAAGCACGCGGGCACGCATGGGGCGAGCGGCCGGAGCGGGCAGGATACGCCGACACGAGGCAACTGCGGGCCACAGCCGGCGAGCGAGTTGCGGGGCGCGGCATGTGCGGGCCGCATCGAGCGCGGTATAGAGGAGCGGCGCGGGGGCGGGCGCGACGGCCGGAGACGAGGCCATGGTGCGGGGAGGCGGCGGATGCCAGCGAAGACAGCAGTGCGGGGTtgggggcggtggcggcgctgagaGGACGCGGGCAGGCGCAGGCGGAGGCGCGACGGCTTGGGCGGCCGGGTCGCGGCCTCGTCGGCACGAGAGAGAGAGGCATGGGAGAGGAGAGAGGGTGAGGGCATGTGGGTAGGGCCCAGATGAAAAGAGAGGAGAGAGGGAGGTGGGAGGCTGAGGGTGGGCCAGTTGCATGCAAAAGCTAGCGCCGGTGTTCTCAGCTCGCCCCCAACGCGCTGGGTTCCGGTTGAGAGCGCCGGCTCTAACTTTTGTCAAATCCGGCTAAAAACGAGGCCTTGggtgcatagctgggacttttTTTAGATCCGGCACAAAGAAAGCGGTCCTGAAGGGCTGTTGGGGGCCgggtggagatgctcttagcctAGTCAAGCGATTCCCTATGTTTCCCGACGCTTTGGTGTCTTTGGTGTTTCCGCCCGGCAGATCCTATTTCGCGCTTATGCACCCGCGAGCAAACGGGCGCCTGAAGGGCGCGGCTACTTGGGCTCGGCCCATTTTGCTTCCCAACCTTTTCTGTTAAAAGGCAAAAAAAGAGCACTAGGAGATGGATTTGAACCTGCGAACTCCCCATTAAAGGTTGCCTGTTCTAACCACCCTGCCAACAAGAGCGGTTGTGCTAAAATTCTAGCCTATACGTTATTTATTCGTTCCAttttcattttttcatttttcttttatctTTTATCTTTTTTGTTTTGTCTTCTTTTTCCTTGCCTGACAATTATCCGCAAATacgtgaacattttttcaaaccgaatttgatgaactattttcaaatcgatgaacttttttgaatttcattgaacttttttcaaattggCTGAGCTTTTTTTCAATttccatgaactttttttaaattgatgaactttttcaaaatagACGAACTTTTTCTagaatcaatgaactttttttaaaattcaataaatttttttcaaatttgatgaacttctTTTCAAAATCGATAAACGTTTTCCAAAAATCGATGAACCTCTTTTAAAgagatgaacttttttttcaaatgGGTGAAGCTTTTTCTTTAAATCTGTAAACCATTTTTCAAATAAGAAAATAAGGGGAAAAAACTGCGCTGCTAGCAAGTGGCCGATCCAGCGAAGCGAGCAAGGAGCGACTGGAGCAGGAAGgaccgaaatcactaattaaggagtactcgttgcaaagaacactccaccttcccaggtcacgacaagtggcgcacatgcagcgcgccacttgtcgcaaccttgtagttttcccttttttcgtagatccgtttattcaaaacgttttatctcttaaaccgtgcgtccaaatctcaaaccgttttcacAATTCGATTCCTCgcatcgagatcttcaaaactagatcctatgttgataggttttgacgaactttttttcatgaaaaaaagataaaaaacggacgaaaaaaccaaaccgggagcACGTTTTTTCCCCTTCTGAAAGAGGCACGCCCATGCCTTTCGCGAAATCACAACCGGCCTCTCggggaagcaaaaccgtgactctcgtggaaggaaaaaaaatagaaaacgcgttttttcctttccgaaagaggcacgcccgtgactctcacgaaagcacaaccgtgcctctggcGAAAGCAAAATCGTGActttcgcgaaagaaaaaaaaacagaaaacgcgtattttttccctttccgagaggcacagccgtgactctcgcgaaagcacaaccgtgcctctcgcggaagcaaaaccgtgactctcgcgaaagaaaaaaaaaacagacaacgcgttttgtttttccctttccgagaggcacggccgtgactctcgcgaaagcacaaccgtgcctctcgcggaagcaaaaccatgactCTCAAGAAAGAAAGAAATGTAAACCGCGGTTTTTTTTTGTTTCcaaaaggcacggccgtgactctcgctaaagcacaaccgtgcctctcacggaagaaaaaccgtgacttttcgcaaaagaaaaaaaaaggaaaacgcgttttttcgcgtaattttttttttcaaaaaaatgtttttggTCGAAAAGTTAAGGAAGACCgggggaaaaccaaaacgtcaAAAAAACCGAAAAAAATGTTTAAAAAGCCAAAAATGCGtgcgaaaataaaataaaatctgGAGGGAGCGTTCAGaacgcgacacgtggcgaatggctaagagcgcgccaagtggcgctgatcgttgcgaggctcccgaaggagcgctcgttaactagttgctcccagGAAGGACCGTTTTGTTTTCCTGAGCGAGCGTGCGCTCGTGGGCCGGCCCATGCCAGTGACGCTGCGGGCGCCAGCTCGTTATCGGGCGCCTGCAACGCTGACTAGGAGCTCTTACGCCCGGTTGTCCCGAGTGGAATTCCCCATCGGGGGTAGGCCCACGATGACATCATGCCCTACTAAGAGGTCCATGCAGGCCCAAGCCCATGAATGCAAAACACCAGATAAACACGAGCTGTAGAATTTCATAGGAGAACTTTTTCAGTCGGTTTGCCCATCAGTCGACCAATCCCAAAGCAATACTTTTCTTTCTCTCTCGCCCTGTAAAAAGCCTACGGCCGTTTCTGCCATGGCGTCGCCAGCGATGCTGCCGTCGTTACCAGACGACTTGATCTCCGAAATACTCTCATGGGTGCTGGTCAAGTCCGCGTGCAGATTCTGCTGCGTGTCCAGGGGGTGGCACGCCCTCATCTCCGGGCCGGCGTTCGTCGCCACGCACAGGTCCCGCACCGACCCGCAGCTTCTCCTCCTCGCCACCAGCTACCACCACAAGGAACACGGCCGCAGAAGCTACGACCTACAATTGCTGGACGTGGATGGTGAGGTCGTGCGAGTGAACAAGAGCGTAGGCGCCTTTTGGACCATCTGCTACGGTCGTGACGACGCCCTAGTCTGTGTCACCTTCGGTTTCTGCAAGCCCCGGGACTTTCTTGTGGCCAATGTGATCAATCCGGCGACCGGAAGTGTGCTCGTGAAAACCACGGAGTTGGATGATGGAGCATCCTACGACGTCTACATGGGGGACTTCACCGTTGGTTGTGCGGCCCCGTCTGGCGCGTACAAGGTGGTACGCCTCATGGGCAACGATCCTCATCGGCCTTGGAAGGTTCTCACCTTGGGAGATGGTGCCAAGTGGAGGCAGGTGGGGTTTCCCGCAGCCACGCAGTCTACCAGATATGaccggggacctgtggtcacaaTCGCCGGTGTCATGCATTTTCTTTACACATCGGAAACATCGTGCGAGGATTATATATTCCGCCTTGATCTCGAGAGTGAGAAATGGGTGGCGACGCTCAAAGGCCCAACAAGTGACGAGTTACAAATGGATGTGTTGATAAAATATCTTCTCCGGTTCAATAATGACACCCTCTGCTTGGTTCAGTGGGAGAAACGCTTGACCAACAATGTGTGCTCGAACATATGGCTCCTAACTGATCACGCTAAAGGCACCTGGGTAAAGGCGTACACGGTATCGACAGATTCAATCACCGGTCTGCTAATACCTTTGAGGATGATGCGTGATAGTCCAAAGATGCTTTTGTATGGCTTCATCGGCGCTACAAGTGTATGATCCGCTCACCGGTACATGCACAGACTTGGTGAAGTTTGGACACAGAATTTATAATGACGTTCTTTTTTGCGACTTGGAGTGCTTCGTCTCACGTAAGAGCTCGCTAGTTGGCTGCGCCAACTGAATCCATACTCTCTTTCTACGAGTGGTTTTATGAGAGACCTGATAGGGATGTTTCACATTATGTGAACCGAGCTTGTGTGCATTATCTTAAAACTTATGTTTGTCGTGGGGCTTGGAAGTAGGTGAAGAGTGAAGACGCGAAGAGTAGAGCCAGAGATGGCCGCTTCAAAAGAATTTGATGTAACCAACTTTGTTCGAGGTCTCTGCTGCTCGTGCCTTTTCTTTTTTCAGTTTGTTCAATCCATTTTATCATCTTTGTATACTAAAATACAGTCAGTTTTTATCACCGATTACTGTAACACCTGGTTTCTCTTGCCTGATATCACCAAGATAGTCTATTGTCATTATGCTCTGTCTTTATTGGTTCTTGGATTGGATTTCTGAAACTACGTACTC contains:
- the LOC109772981 gene encoding putative F-box protein At3g10240, with protein sequence MASPAMLPSLPDDLISEILSWVLVKSACRFCCVSRGWHALISGPAFVATHRSRTDPQLLLLATSYHHKEHGRRSYDLQLLDVDGEVVRVNKSVGAFWTICYGRDDALVCVTFGFCKPRDFLVANVINPATGSVLVKTTELDDGASYDVYMGDFTVGCAAPSGAYKVVRLMGNDPHRPWKVLTLGDGAKWRQVGFPAATQSTRYDRGPVVTIAGVMHFLYTSETSCEDYIFRLDLESEKWVATLKGPTSDELQMDVLIKYLLRFNNDTLCLVQWEKRLTNNVCSNIWLLTDHAKGTWVKAYTVSTDSITGLLIPLRMMRDSPKMLLYGFIGATSV